One window of the Plasmodium relictum strain SGS1 genome assembly, chromosome: 1 genome contains the following:
- a CDS encoding plasmepsin X, putative gives MKRIKNLAFLYIALFFFYIFEGVFCDKLYALGTNPIPCSECHNIYNCTACIYEEKEASHTIPLKLNKKNIHDHNNLKKHHESLKLGNVKFYVNRGEGISGSFGHNSGNSLDDIDIINEEIKKRKKLILNKNFLEFTDYTKTDLSDFFPGIHRHKYEGNNFNIEKNFIDLHNKNATIEQTSDNVFLVPLKHLRDSQFVGKLLIGTPSQEMHPIFDTGSTNLWIVTTKCEEESCRKVNRYNPNKSKTFRRSLIGKRLRIVFGSGSISGSIGTETFILGEHIVRNQTFGLVESESDNNKNGSDNIFEYIQFEGIVGLGFPKMLSAGNISFFDNLVNQNKNVLEQFSFYISPYDDTSAFMIGGISRSFYEGKVYMLPVVKEYYWEVKLDAIYVGDEKICCEEESYAIFDTGTSYNTMPSTRMQTFLNLVPSSTCNEDNYQEVLKNYPNIKYVFGNLIVELIPEEYMILNEDTCIPAYMQIDVPSENNNAYLLGSISFMRHYFTVFIRGSENKPSMVGIAKAKKNIKV, from the coding sequence ATGAAAAGAATTAAGAATTTAGCATTTTTGTATattgctttattttttttttatatatttgaagGTGTCTTTTGTGATAAATTATATGCACTTGGAACAAATCCTATCCCTTGTTCAGAATGCCATAATATATACAATTGCACTGCATGCatatatgaagaaaaagaagcaTCACATACAATAcctttaaaattaaataaaaaaaatattcatgaTCATAATAATCTTAAAAAGCATCATGAATCACTAAAATTAGGCAatgtaaaattttatgtaaatagAGGGGAAGGTATTTCCGGAAGTTTTGGACATAATTCAGGAAATTCTCTAGATGATATagatattataaatgaagaaataaaaaaaagaaaaaaactaatcttaaataaaaattttttggaATTTACTGATTATACGAAGACAGACTTATCTGATTTTTTTCCTGGTATACACAGGCATAAATATGAaggaaataattttaatattgaaaaaaactttattgatttacataataaaaatgccACTATCGAGCAAACTAGTGATAATGTATTTTTAGTTCCTTTAAAGCACTTGAGAGATAGTCAATTTGTTGGAAAGTTACTAATAGGTACTCCCTCTCAAGAAATGCATCCCATTTTTGATACAGGAAGCACAAATTTATGGATAGTTACAACTAAATGCGAAGAAGAATCTTGTAGAAAAGTAAACAGATATAACcctaataaatcaaaaacaTTTCGAAGATCATTAATAGGAAAACGTTTACGTATAGTTTTTGGTTCTGGTTCTATTTCTGGATCTATAGGAACTGAGACTTTTATATTAGGAGAACATATAGTGAGAAATCAAACTTTTGGATTAGTTGAAAGCGAGTCtgacaataataaaaatggtagcgataatatttttgaatatatCCAATTTGAAGGAATAGTTGGTTTAGGATTTCCAAAAATGTTATCAGCTGGAAACATTTccttttttgataatttagTAAATCAAAACAAGAATGTTCTTGaacaattttcattttatatatctCCATATGACGATACATCAGCTTTTATGATAGGAGGTATAAGCAGATCATTTTATGAAGGAAAAGTTTATATGCTACCGGTTGTTAAAGAATATTATTGGGAAGTCAAATTAGATGCTATATATGTAGGAgatgaaaaaatatgttGTGAAGAAGAAAGTTATGCAATATTTGATACAGGTACATCATATAATACCATGCCCAGTACTCGTATGCaaacatttttaaatttagtaCCTTCTAGTACTTGTAACGAAGATAATTACCAGGAAGTCCTAAAAAATTACCctaatattaaatatgtttttGGAAATTTAATAGTTGAATTGATTCCTGAGGAATATATGattttaaatgaagataCATGCATACCTGCATATATGCAAATCGATGTTCCATCAGAAAACAATAATGCCTATTTACTTGGTAGTATATCATTTATGAGGCATTATTTTACTGTTTTTATAAGAGGATCAGAAAACAAACCATCCATGGTTGGAATAGCTAAAgccaaaaaaaatattaaagtttaa